TGAAGATTTCGCTGTGCTATCAAGTATTCGTGAACCATTCGACCGCCTTATTATCGCTGCCGCACGAGCACTAAACGGTAAGCTAATAACCAAAGATAGAAAAATAGAAGAATCGAAACTAGTACCAACAATATGGGATTAAATTTTGCATAAGAGTGATCGACGTTGATCAACCGGTAGATGTCCGCAGTATAAGCGGCTATTTAATATTCCCATTTGGTGACGTATATGATATAAATAGTTGTACGTCATAAGTGGGAGCAAAAATGAACGTTAAACTAACACTTAGATTAGACGAGTCATTGATTAATCAAGCAAAAAAATATGCACGTCTGAGAGGAAAGTCGATATCACAGCTAGTTGCCGACCATTTTGAGGCAATTTCGCAAAATGTATTAGATAATGAGCGTCAAATTGGCCCTATTACCTCACAGCTAAGAGGTTGTTTAAAAGGTGTCGCTATTGATGAAAAGGATTATAAACAATATCTTGAAAGGAAACATTTTTGATTATTCTTTTTGATACAAATATTGTGCTTGATGCTCTATTTGATCGAGATGGTTATGCAGAAAATGCGGTATTTTTACTTGATGCAGTTGAGCAATCAATAATTACGGGGTTTCTTTGCGCACATTCAATAACCACATTGTATTATTTATTAAGCAAGGCTAAATCAAAAGAATTTGCTAATCAAAAGATAAAACTACTATTTGAACTATTTGCAGTAGCACCTGTAAACCGTGCAATATTAGAAGAAGCATTAGCGCGAAAATTTGC
The Deltaproteobacteria bacterium genome window above contains:
- a CDS encoding antitoxin, with the protein product MNVKLTLRLDESLINQAKKYARLRGKSISQLVADHFEAISQNVLDNERQIGPITSQLRGCLKGVAIDEKDYKQYLERKHF
- a CDS encoding PIN domain-containing protein, translating into MIILFDTNIVLDALFDRDGYAENAVFLLDAVEQSIITGFLCAHSITTLYYLLSKAKSKEFANQKIKLLFELFAVAPVNRAILEEALARKFADYEDAVVHQAAIAINANGIVTRNTSDFKKATINIYSPEELIAIIQNIITHPQPL